AACTCCATTCGCTTCGACGCCACCGTAGAGTTTCGTAACCGCTACCGAAGTCTGGATCTCTTGCTCATCGACGACATCCAGTTCATCGCCGGGAAGGAACGAACCCAGGAGGAATTCTTTCATACCTTTAACGATCTCTACGATGCCTCCAAGCAGATCGTCATCAGTTCGGATCGGGTCCCCCGCGAAATCCCGACACTCGAGGAACGTCTCCGCTCACGTTTCGAGTGGGGCCTCATCGCCGACATCCAACCGCCAGATTTGGAGACCAAGGCGGCAATCTTGCGGAAGAAAGCGCAGGCGCAAGGCGTCCGGTTGCCTGACGAGGTTTCGTTGTTTATAGCGAAGCACGTGAAGTCGAGCATCCGCGAGCTCGAGGGCTCGCTCGTCCGTCTCGCCGCCCAGGCCTCCTTTACGCATCAGGAGATCAGCCTGGAACTGGCCCAGGAGGTCTTGAGAGAGCTCACCGCAGAGCAGCAGCGACTTCCCACGATTTCCTCCATCCAGAAGGCGGTCGCGGATTTCTTTGGGGTCCGGGTGGACGACCTGCGCTCCCGCGGTCGGAACAAGTCCATCGTCCTGCCTCGCCAGGTGGCCATGTATCTATGCCGCGAGATCGTGAAGGCCTCTCTGCCGGATATCGGCGATGGGTTCGGCGGCAAGGATCATTCGACCGTGATCCATTCCTGCGAGAAGGTCAAGCGCATGATCGCCGGAGAAGAAGCCTTTCGGAGGCAAGTGGACGAGCTGACCCTTCGCCTCTCAGCCTAGGACGTCCCGCACGCGGACACGCCCGGGAAATCGGGATAGGGGGTAGCAGGGAGTGCCCTGCCACTCCCCTCCCACACCACCGGACGTACGGGTCCGTATCCGGCGGTTCAGAAGGTTGAGGTTAACTCGCAAGCCGGGGCACCCCCAGCTGGTCGAAGTAGCGCGTAGGCAAGGCGATGTGAAGCGCGGCGTGGTGGGCGGTGACCCACCAGCGGCGAGCGTGAGAGGCGGCCTGGGCAGCGACGATCTCGGGCACGCCCCGAGCCCGCAGCTCCCGAAAGGCGGTCGTCCCCCGCTTCCACTGTTTAAGGTACACCACCCGCAGCCGACGCCGGAGCCACTGGTCGAAGGTCGTGAAGACCCCCGGCGTGTCCGCGAGACGGAAGTACGCCTTCCAGCCCAGCAGGTACCCGCGCAGTTCCGCCACTACCGTGGGGATGCTGCACCCGCGAGTCCGCCTCGTCAGCGCCCGCACCTGCGCCTTCATCGTCGCCAGGGCCGCTGGCGCCACCCGCCGTTTGACGATGTGCCCTGGCGCCACCCAAAAGCTGTAGCCCAGGAACTTCCGGTCCCACGGCCGGGCGACGGCACTCTTCGTCTCGTTGACCTGAAGTCGGAGTTTGGCGTACAGGCGCCGGAGCGTCTGGAGCACATCTGCGCCTGCCCGCTTGGACCGCACGTACACGTTGCAGTCGTCCGCGTAGCGCGCGAAGGTGTGGCCGCGCGTCTCCAACTCGCGATCCACTTCGTCGAGGAGCACGTTGGCCAGCAACGGGGAGAGCGGCCCGCCTTGGGGCGTGCCC
The window above is part of the Terriglobales bacterium genome. Proteins encoded here:
- the dnaA gene encoding chromosomal replication initiator protein DnaA is translated as NVREVWEEALAVIRSRISRQSFEAWFRPLTLGKVDANHMQILLPNRFFKEWFEDHYLGLLRSALEDLLFNKVEIRLLLPDKDSAANLPATEETGERRAPRRPREAGAQLNPRYTFDSFVVGTSNQFAHAACMAVADQLAKTYNPLFIYGGVGLGKTHLLHAIGHHARQRDPRIRVSYVSSEKFTNDLINSIRFDATVEFRNRYRSLDLLLIDDIQFIAGKERTQEEFFHTFNDLYDASKQIVISSDRVPREIPTLEERLRSRFEWGLIADIQPPDLETKAAILRKKAQAQGVRLPDEVSLFIAKHVKSSIRELEGSLVRLAAQASFTHQEISLELAQEVLRELTAEQQRLPTISSIQKAVADFFGVRVDDLRSRGRNKSIVLPRQVAMYLCREIVKASLPDIGDGFGGKDHSTVIHSCEKVKRMIAGEEAFRRQVDELTLRLSA